A window of Bacillus sp. DX3.1 genomic DNA:
TCCAAAATGTCCTTAGTAGTGAGACAAAATTGGATGACTTTTTATTTTATCCCGCTATTCGTGGGCAGTAAAACCCCCACCTCAAATGTCTGCAGAAAGAAAAGAAGTTAGGTGTGGGATAAACTGCCCGTAAAAGCCCGATTGGTTCAACTAATAATCAGTGGGACCACTGATTAAAGTTCCACTTTATGTAAGATTAACCAAACTTACACGTTATTAATAAAATAGGAGTATTATTTCTTAGCTGAAAGTAGATATTTAATAGGAGTAACAAAATTCTCGTTGCAAACTCCTCATATTTTGTTATGATAGTGTTACGAAAACGTTTGCATAAATTTTAAAGAATGCAAAAGGAGAGAACTATTATGAATAAAACATGGTGGAAAGAAGCAGTAGCTTATCAAATTTATCCGCGGAGCTTTATGGATTCTAATGGCGATGGTGTTGGAGATTTACAAGGCATTATTGCAAAGCTAGATTATTTAAAGGATTTAGGAATAGATGTAATTTGGATTTGCCCAATGTATAAATCGCCTAATGATGATAATGGCTATGATATTAGTGATTATCAAGATATTATGGACGAATTTGGTACGATGGCGGATTTTGATAAGTTATTGGATGAAGTGCATAAACGTGGCATGAAGTTAATTATTGATCTAGTTATTAACCATACAAGTGATGAACATCCTTGGTTTATTGAATCACGTTCTTCCAAAGACAATCCAAAGCGTGATTGGTATATTTGGCATGATGGTAAAGAAGGAAAAGAACCGAATAACTGGGAAAGTATTTTTAGTGGTTCTGCTTGGGAATACGATGAGGCGACAGAGCAATATTTCTTACATTTATTCTCACGTAAACAGCCGGATTTAAACTGGGAAAATAAAGAGGTTCGTGAGGCTTTATATGGCACTGTGAACTGGTGGTTAGATAAAGGAATTGATGGATTCCGTGTGGATGCAATTAGTCATATAAAAAAAGAAGAAGGGTTGCCTGATATGCCAAATCCAGAAGGGCTAAAATATGTACCTTCTTTTGATAAGCATATGAATGTAAACGGAATTCAACCTCTCTTAGAGGAGTTGAAAGAGAATACATTTTCAAAGTACGATATTATGACTGTTGGTGAAGCAAATGGTGTGAAGGTTGAAGATGCTGATCTTTGGGTTGGAGAAGAGAATGGTAAATTCAATATGGTATTCCAGTTTGAGCATTTAAGTTTATGGGATGCAGAAAAGAAAAAAGAACTTGATGTTGTGGAACTGAAAAAGGTATTAACAAAGTGGCAAAAAGGATTAGAAAATAAAGGATGGAACGCGCTGTATATTGAAAATCACGATAAGCCACGTATTGTCTCTACATGGGGTGATGATAAAAAGTATTGGCGTGAAAGTGCAACGGCTTTAGGGGCAATGTACTTCTTTATGCACGGGACGCCATTTATTTATCAAGGTCAAGAAATTGGAATGACAAACGTTCAGTTCCCAAATATTGAAGATTATGATGATGTTGCGATTAAGAACTTGTATCGTCAAAAGATCGAAGAAGGTGTACCACATCAAGAAATGATGGAAATTATTTGGGCATCTTGTCGTGATAATTCACGTACACCGATGCAGTGGAATGGTGAAATGAATGCTGGTTTTACAACAGGTACTCCATGGTTTGGAATGAATCCAAATTATGAAGACATTAATGTTCAAAAGCAGCAAACAGAGCAAGATTCTATTTTAAATTTCTATAAAAAGATGATCGCATTGAAAAAAGAGCATGACATATTCACTTATGGTATGTATGACTTAATTTTAGAGGATGATCCGCAAATTTATGCGTATACGCGTACGTTAAATGATGAAAAAGTTGTTGTAATCAGTAATATATCGAAAGAAGAAGCTGTGTTTAATGAGGATACTTTCACTATAGAACGCAAACGTTTGCTTTTAAATAACTATGAAGTAGCAGAACATGATAATATTACTTCAATCGCGTTAAAACCTTATGAAACAAGGGTTTATCGTATTTCTTAATAAAAAAAGGATGCTCTCGTAGCATCTTTTTTTATAAAAATAATAAATTTGTATTGCAATGTGAAAACGCTTTTATTAAAATAGATTTATGAAAACGGTTGCGTAAAAAGAGATCGGTTTCAGAGTAAAAGAGAAATTATCATTTATATAATTAGGGAAGATAGAGTTAAAGGGAGGAAGAGACAGATGAAAATTACTTCATTTGATTTTTGGCAGAAGTTCGGGAAAGCGTTATTAGTAGTTGTAGCTGTTATGCCAGCTGCGGGTTTAATGATTTCCATTGGTAAACTCATTGGTATGTCTGCTGGTGATATGGCTTTTATCCATACAATTGCTAGAGTTATGGAAGATATCGGTTGGGCTATTATTACAAATCTTCATATTTTATTTGCAGTAGCAATTGGGGGATCTTGGGCGAAAGATCGTGCGGGCGGTGCATTCGCAGCGCTATTAGCATTCGTCTTAACAAACAGAATTACAGGAGCTATATTTGGCGTAAACGCTGAAATGTTAGTGGATTCAAAAGCGAAAGTTTCTTCTTTAGTAGCAGGGAATTTACTTGTAAAAGATTATTTCACTTCTGTGCTTGGTGCACCGGCATTAAACATGGGAGTATTCGTAGGAATTATTTCAGGTTTCTTAGGAGCTACATTATACAATAAATATTACAACTATAATAAATTACCACAAGCATTAGCATTCTTTAACGGAAAACGCTT
This region includes:
- a CDS encoding alpha-glucosidase, giving the protein MNKTWWKEAVAYQIYPRSFMDSNGDGVGDLQGIIAKLDYLKDLGIDVIWICPMYKSPNDDNGYDISDYQDIMDEFGTMADFDKLLDEVHKRGMKLIIDLVINHTSDEHPWFIESRSSKDNPKRDWYIWHDGKEGKEPNNWESIFSGSAWEYDEATEQYFLHLFSRKQPDLNWENKEVREALYGTVNWWLDKGIDGFRVDAISHIKKEEGLPDMPNPEGLKYVPSFDKHMNVNGIQPLLEELKENTFSKYDIMTVGEANGVKVEDADLWVGEENGKFNMVFQFEHLSLWDAEKKKELDVVELKKVLTKWQKGLENKGWNALYIENHDKPRIVSTWGDDKKYWRESATALGAMYFFMHGTPFIYQGQEIGMTNVQFPNIEDYDDVAIKNLYRQKIEEGVPHQEMMEIIWASCRDNSRTPMQWNGEMNAGFTTGTPWFGMNPNYEDINVQKQQTEQDSILNFYKKMIALKKEHDIFTYGMYDLILEDDPQIYAYTRTLNDEKVVVISNISKEEAVFNEDTFTIERKRLLLNNYEVAEHDNITSIALKPYETRVYRIS